The Salvia miltiorrhiza cultivar Shanhuang (shh) chromosome 2, IMPLAD_Smil_shh, whole genome shotgun sequence DNA window AAAAATCTAattcttttgaaaaataaaaccgAACTAATCCAAAAATTCGAAAAATCGAACATTTCGGATTTGGATCGATTCGAATATTCGATTTCAgttattttgctcacccctataaACCCAATAATTGGCTTTAGAGCAGCTGCAGCGTGGCTCGTTGGAGGGCCGACAACCGCCACCACAAGCGTCCACGTGACCGCCCTGGACGGCCCGGTGAACGTGAACTCGCTCTTCATCTTCGCCATCTTTATCGGCCTTTCCCTCACGACGCTGGGGAAGCACAACCTCGAGAACCCCGCTGGTCTTCGAGGTGGTGTCATTCAGCTTCTTTCTCTTCCCCTCGCTGGTGGTGCAGGGTTTGAAATTGGAGGCTCACATCAATCTCAAGGTGCTCAGATTCGGGATGATGGCGTCGGCGATCTGATCGGTCAAGGCGATCAGAttctttcactttttttaatgattgaAGTGGTTTTCGTTGGTCATGGTGTCTCGTGTTTCATTTTTTGTCGtgatttttgttgataatgataGAATATGAGATGGATGAAGGGGATTGGTGTTAAGTCTcctatttcacttttttttttagccTTTAAGTGGTTTTCGTTGATGATGGTGTCtcgtgttttattttttgttgtgattttcgTTGATGATGGTGGAACATGAGATGGATGAAGGGGATTGATGTTACATTTCGTATTTAACTTTTTAAAATGATTTAAGTGGTATTTTTCGATGATAATAGTGGAACATAAAATGGAAGAAAGGGATTGGTGTGAAGTTTTGTATTACACTTTTTTTAGCCTTTAAGTGGTTTTCGTTGATGATGGTGTCtcgcgttttttttttttttttttttatcatcatTGGCCTCTTTGGAGGAAAACGGTAGTTTCACCATTTTTCCCACTCTTTTCTCATGATTACCCCATCTAGAGAAGATGAGTTAGAAAAGTTGTGTGATAAACTTTGATCATCTTTTCTTACCGTTTCTTCTATCCTGAGAAATTTGCAACAAAAAACAACGCACCCAAAATGATAAATGCATAAAAGCTTAAAGCCTATGTTTTCTAAAGAGTTCAAAGTCACATTCTGCTGTATTTTAAATCTTGTTAAATTCAACATGtcaaattaatgaattatgGAACTATACATTTTATAATATAAGCCCTAAGTCTCGAATGAATTCTACCTGGAGAACAAAAGCCAAGCCAAAATACAGTTAAATTAGATGATAATCAACATACCAAATAGAAAAATGTAAGCAACAGTAAACAGAAGAGTCCCATTTCAAAGAGTGAGTGATATCGAAGTGTCTCCCATTTCAAATCCTAGTCATTTAAGATAAAGCTATAAATTCACAAAGATATTACACGTCCACACATCTGGGCATACCTCATTAGCAATCATCTTCTTCAAAATGTCTTCAGCCTCATCCATTCTTCTCATATTACACAACCCCTCAATTATTGGATTATATGTCACAACATTGGCTGAAATCCCCTTATCACCCAAAGAGGAGAAGAGTTGGAGAGCATCGTCCACCTTGCCTTCCTTGCACAAACCATCAATGACTGCACTGTAAGCATAGACATTGGGTTTGCAGtttaccttttctttttccaataaGCAGAGCAAATCAATTGCCTCAAGAGTATCTCTAGCTTTGCATAACCTATTAATCATAGTACTATATGTATGTTCATCGGGCTCGCACAGTTGGTAGGCCAACAGCATCCAAAACACTTTAGCTGCCTCTGGGATCCTTCCAACCAACAATAACCCTTTAATGAGAGTGTCAAAGGTTACAATAGTAGGCTCGTACCCACTCTtcaaaaaaatgcctaaaatcgCAAACCCAAAATTAGGCATTTTCAGTCGGCAGTGGCAATCAATCACAATACTCAACATGTACTAATTTTAGGGCTATAAATGAATAGTGCTACTCacaagctattcgagattcgattcgaaaaaATCTtgttcggagctcgattcgataataaacgagccgagctcgagtcTAATTTCGAGTTTAAAATTTTTATCGAGACTAGCTCGAGCTtgacagtgctcggctcgtcgagctcgcgaacatgttcgaatttGATTGTTTGCGAATATGTTCGCAAGCCTGTTCAtgaaccttcagtcgagccttcaatcgagttagtacacgagccttaaacgagtcaaactcgagctcgagtaacatattaattaagaagattttttttaatttataacaaattcaaGCTTCAACATCAtacatatatacgaacatctaacgagccgagctcaagCTCAAGTTCGAATTCgatattatcgagcatcacccgagccaAACTCGAACCTAGCTTGAGCTTGGTAAGTGggctcgatcatcaagataaaagctcgaattgAACTTGAGCCGAGCTcaaacacccgaatatttaaacgagccgagcttgaGCCTGCTAGTATTTGGCTCAGCTATGCTCGTTTGCAGTCCTAACTAATTTATAGGAGCATCTCTATGAAGCATTTCACCAAACAGACGAATGGCAAGAGAGTATTGTTTCATCTTCACCACGGTACTCAACAGTTCGCGAAAAGCTTTACAGAATGAAGCGGCTCTGTTCTCCTCAAGTCATCATATCTCGAAATAGAGCAACGACATCATTGGGCTCACGTATAGATGTCAAATCAAATCTGGGATAGATGCAAAAACATCTAATTTGGTGGCTGAGATTATCAAAATTGAATCTGGGTTTGACAAGAAACGAAGCAATGGGGAAAGTGGATTAATTGAATGAAGAACCGGAGATAATTCTTCCCAAAATCATGGCAGCGTGATTCTGCCTCATTCTCACTCTAATTTTTCACCTCATtcttagggatggcaatgggccggatttGAATCGGATCtcatcaataccagatccagatccgtttgaATTTATCATATCCAGATCTGCCCCGGATCCAACGGATCTGAAAACTTGGGactcagatccagatccgtcagatccgcgggtctaGATGCATGGATCTactgtttttaaattaaattaaaaaaagtcacacaatcaacaacatctagtttccatcataaaaaatattgcaCAAAACACATTCATGCACTACAAAGTCTCAACATAGAAAAGTAAgtcatcaaaaattcaaaataaacaaatctTAATGCTAAAGTCTATGAGAACAAGTCTTCCAAAATCAAATTACATTACATTTCCTAAGAAAAAATGTCTCCATTATCCATGGTACTTTCAACATCATCGACATCCTAAAAAAAACCAAGAAAGAAATATTTAGAGCAAAACAAACTCATTTCAATAATAGAAGTTTAAAACATATGTGAATTAATTACCATatcaataatattaattacCATATGATTTTGAGTTTTGAATATAATTTgtttattgtttttaatttttaatatatttaatattattattaaaataaatataaaatataaaaatatatattaaataaaacggatccacaggtcggatccggatctaaaatttcaagatccagatccagatccgtttttaaaattgagatccggatccagatTCATCGGGTCTAAAAAATTGAGATCTCGACCCTGAAAAATGGATCTGAATTCACGGATGTGGGCTGAATCCAATATTCATTGCCATCTCTACTCATTCTCACTCTATTTTTTCAGAAGGTCTCGAAGAGATGAATGAAAAAGGTGGACAATTAGCTATAAAATGAAAACATATAAAGAGGCCTAAGTGAAAAGGACCAATTTTGAACAAAAATTGATGAATGTTACATAAAAagaagggtgattctattcatagcccccattttactccttaTAGCCTATTATTTAATAAAGGGATAAGTATCAGATTAGCCATTAACGTAGAAGCCCTTATGGCATTGAGCCCTTATGGCAAGGGGTGTGTCAAATAAACCCCtatcgtaattaattttgaacaaatacaCCCTTAGACCTAACGTCCACTTAACAGCCgtttacttattattatttttttatttttctttttttggtgggTCCCACTTGTCCCAACCCTGGCCCGGCAGCAGCTGCTGCCTTCGTCATCTCCGCATGAGAGCAGCGCCGCCGTCCGTTCTCCAGATCCAgcgacgccgccgcctccctccatcTCGCTCCCCTGCTCTCCCAGCCCTGGCCGGCAGCAGCGGCTGCCTTCGTCATCTCTGCACAAGAGCAACGGCGTCGTCCGTTCTTCAGATCCAGCGACGCCGCCATCTCCCTCCATCTCGCTCCCCCTGCTCTCCCAGCCCTGGCCGGTAGCAGCGGCTGCCTTCGTCATCTCTGCACAAGAGCAGCGGCGTCGTCCGTTCTCCAGATCCAGCGATGCCGCCGTCTCCCTCCATATCGCTCCCCCTGCTCTCCCAGCCCTGGCCGGTAGCAGCGGCTGCCTTCGTCATCTCTGCACAAGAGCAGCGGCGTCGTCCGTTCTCCAGATCCGGCGACGCTGCCGCCTCCTTCCATCTCGTCCGGCGAGCAGAGCGTGAGAGAGATCGTGAGGAGTGAGAAGAGTGAGAggtgagagagagcagagcgtgagagagagagcagagcgtgagagagaaataaaaaaaaattaaaaaaattaaatagttcACGGTGTTAAGTGGACGTTAGTTCTAAGGGtgtatttgttcaaaattaattacgataGGGGTTTATTTGACACACCCCTTGCCATAAGGGGCTCAATGCCATAAGGGCTTCTACGTTAGGGGCtgatttgatacttaaccctttaataaaatattaaaatgactaataaatatactattttacccctatagcccctaatttaatttaca harbors:
- the LOC131013659 gene encoding putative pentatricopeptide repeat-containing protein At1g12700, mitochondrial, with translation MPNFGFAILGIFLKSGYEPTIVTFDTLIKGLLLVGRIPEAAKVFWMLLAYQLCEPDEHTYSTMINRLCKARDTLEAIDLLCLLEKEKVNCKPNVYAYSAVIDGLCKEGKVDDALQLFSSLGDKGISANVVTYNPIIEGLCNMRRMDEAEDILKKMIANEVCPDVWTCNIFVNL